One genomic window of Leptospira saintgironsiae includes the following:
- a CDS encoding LA_1448 family UV-C exposure upregulated protein, which produces MNNLSFFRVFAAFFLLLLLFDCASRKKEIGDRDLKLVLEYLTEARLAERLNYASEQTIRKDSEILEAACERYQLDKDSVMEQIRIKYPKTYFALVGKNEE; this is translated from the coding sequence GTGAATAATCTTTCCTTTTTCCGCGTATTCGCGGCCTTCTTCCTTTTACTTCTATTATTCGATTGTGCCTCCCGAAAAAAAGAGATCGGAGACAGGGACTTAAAACTAGTCCTTGAATATCTGACTGAGGCCCGCCTTGCGGAAAGATTGAATTACGCTTCCGAACAAACGATTCGAAAGGATTCCGAAATTTTGGAAGCAGCCTGCGAAAGATACCAACTAGATAAGGATTCCGTAATGGAACAAATTCGTATCAAATATCCGAAGACTTACTTCGCATTGGTCGGCAAAAATGAAGAATAA
- the tsaD gene encoding tRNA (adenosine(37)-N6)-threonylcarbamoyltransferase complex transferase subunit TsaD, with translation MIGLGIETSCDETSLAIVKDGKELLSLKIFSQIDLHKPFRGIVPEIASRAHLEKINPLLSEVLEESKIGLSDLDYVAVTRSPGLTGSLMIGAQLARSIHAVYGTPIVPLCHLQAHFAVLHLEEVEPVFPVLGLLLSGGNSAIYRIPHFGKMEVVGDTMDDALGEAFDKVAGLLSLPYPGGPPIEKEASKYVPGPKEKDLLPPLLRNLEQDRVAFSFSGLKTAVSHLKAKQPELSTQAVCYHFQKTAFELVERNLKRAVSITGIKRILAGGGVLANSTLRNRLSQFADKNSLEFLSPQKKIYCTDNGAMVAALGYYLFKQGYSKSLDFTVSPVRQETYI, from the coding sequence ATGATCGGTCTAGGAATAGAGACTAGCTGCGACGAAACCAGCCTAGCAATTGTAAAAGATGGGAAAGAATTACTTTCCCTCAAAATTTTTAGTCAGATAGATTTGCACAAACCTTTTAGAGGGATTGTTCCAGAGATTGCCTCCCGTGCTCATTTAGAAAAGATCAATCCTCTTCTTTCAGAAGTGTTAGAAGAATCTAAGATCGGTCTTTCTGATCTGGACTATGTGGCTGTGACAAGATCTCCAGGTTTAACTGGTTCGCTCATGATCGGAGCACAACTTGCAAGATCCATTCATGCAGTGTATGGAACACCAATCGTTCCACTTTGTCATTTACAGGCTCATTTTGCTGTATTACATTTAGAAGAAGTGGAACCTGTCTTTCCTGTATTGGGATTGCTTCTTTCCGGTGGGAATTCCGCAATTTATAGAATTCCCCATTTCGGAAAAATGGAAGTGGTGGGAGATACTATGGACGACGCCTTAGGAGAAGCGTTCGATAAGGTTGCAGGCTTATTGTCTTTGCCTTATCCTGGTGGACCTCCTATTGAAAAGGAAGCATCCAAGTATGTTCCTGGACCGAAAGAAAAAGATCTATTACCTCCTTTGCTTAGGAATCTGGAGCAGGATCGTGTCGCCTTTTCTTTTTCAGGTTTAAAAACTGCTGTTTCTCATTTGAAAGCAAAACAACCAGAACTGTCCACTCAGGCAGTATGTTATCATTTCCAAAAGACAGCGTTTGAGCTTGTGGAAAGAAATTTGAAACGTGCAGTTTCCATTACTGGGATTAAAAGGATCCTAGCAGGGGGAGGGGTCTTGGCGAATTCTACACTTCGTAACAGATTATCCCAATTCGCGGATAAAAATTCCCTGGAATTTTTATCTCCCCAAAAAAAGATCTACTGCACGGATAACGGCGCGATGGTTGCTGCCCTCGGTTATTATCTATTTAAACAGGGATATTCTAAGAGTTTGGACTTTACGGTAAGTCCAGTAAGGCAGGAGACCTACATATGA
- a CDS encoding efflux RND transporter periplasmic adaptor subunit produces the protein MKLLFQKYKILIVLALGITIAFFGFKYLSKKKPEKKITEENKNVFTVPEDVIRRHPLTYVGLKEVSQFEELALPGRITYDPESMAKVGSQVEARIKKVLVKEGDKVSQGSPLAILSSIQLGEVEAAYVKARASLDALKMQADRAKELFEMKVTSAKEYEFATMQYKTARTEVETTRIKLDNYGLTPSEIEGIERGIYVSSNLILRSPINGEVTERKAILGQQVTRAEELFTIANLNHLWVLLDVYEKDLGGVREGAQATIFPLGDEHSSVQIQGKVGYVGTVLDNVKRTAKLRIMVSNKGNKLKPGQTVTAKVAGLVVSTGGGKRKMIPLEAVHEIEGKSFVFVSHGEGSFEAVNVVVGDTIEDDIIILGGLPDGAEVVSKGSFVLKSEFLKF, from the coding sequence ATGAAACTATTATTCCAAAAATATAAAATTCTGATCGTTTTAGCCTTGGGGATCACAATCGCATTTTTTGGGTTCAAATACTTATCCAAAAAGAAGCCAGAAAAAAAGATCACCGAAGAAAACAAAAACGTATTCACAGTTCCGGAAGACGTAATCAGAAGACATCCTCTCACTTATGTTGGCTTAAAAGAAGTCTCTCAATTCGAAGAACTTGCTCTGCCTGGTAGGATCACCTACGATCCGGAAAGTATGGCAAAGGTTGGTTCTCAAGTCGAAGCCAGGATCAAAAAAGTTTTGGTAAAAGAGGGAGATAAGGTTAGCCAAGGATCTCCGTTAGCAATCCTCTCTTCCATTCAATTGGGAGAAGTAGAAGCGGCTTATGTAAAAGCAAGAGCATCTTTGGATGCACTAAAGATGCAAGCGGATCGTGCTAAGGAACTTTTCGAAATGAAAGTTACTTCTGCAAAAGAATACGAATTCGCAACGATGCAGTACAAAACTGCAAGAACAGAAGTGGAAACCACTCGTATCAAATTGGACAATTATGGTCTGACTCCTTCTGAAATTGAAGGGATCGAAAGAGGCATTTATGTTTCTTCTAACCTGATCCTCAGAAGCCCTATCAACGGAGAAGTCACTGAAAGAAAAGCGATCCTGGGACAACAGGTGACTCGCGCAGAAGAATTATTCACAATCGCTAACTTAAATCATCTTTGGGTATTACTCGACGTATACGAAAAAGATTTGGGCGGAGTGAGAGAAGGAGCTCAGGCGACTATCTTTCCATTAGGAGATGAACATAGTAGTGTTCAGATCCAAGGGAAAGTAGGTTATGTAGGAACAGTTTTAGATAACGTAAAACGTACCGCAAAACTCAGGATCATGGTTTCCAATAAAGGAAACAAACTAAAGCCGGGCCAAACTGTTACTGCAAAAGTTGCAGGCCTTGTAGTCAGCACTGGAGGAGGAAAACGTAAGATGATCCCTCTAGAAGCAGTTCATGAGATAGAAGGAAAATCTTTCGTATTCGTTTCGCATGGAGAAGGTAGTTTCGAAGCTGTAAACGTAGTAGTAGGGGATACGATAGAAGACGATATAATCATATTAGGCGGGCTTCCTGACGGTGCAGAAGTTGTCTCCAAGGGTTCCTTTGTCCTAAAGAGCGAGTTCCTTAAGTTTTAA
- the pssA gene encoding CDP-diacylglycerol--serine O-phosphatidyltransferase: MNRRLHWIPNMITLGNLSMGFVSILIASEATGNGPQSYILSGFFILLAAICDGLDGMTARALDATSELGADLDSLADLTAFGIAPGFLFYNMVLGEYKIDVFGKEDLFPIGMLIAAIFPACAAYRLARFNVAHDPSSFTGLPSPIAGITIGFLPIFLGKDHTLPHWLGIPLFILIAFLMVSNIRYGKPQVAIRSKLSPLRAGLMLGAALIALFFVGFARWPWLVYGLICLYIFSGILTFLIHILQELRVKLD, encoded by the coding sequence ATGAATCGCAGGCTACATTGGATTCCAAATATGATCACTCTCGGGAACTTAAGTATGGGATTTGTTTCCATACTGATCGCTTCCGAGGCAACAGGTAACGGACCTCAATCCTATATACTCTCCGGATTTTTCATCCTGCTCGCAGCAATCTGCGACGGATTGGATGGAATGACTGCAAGAGCCTTGGATGCAACTAGCGAACTAGGCGCTGACTTGGACAGTCTTGCAGATCTTACTGCGTTCGGTATCGCACCTGGATTCCTTTTTTATAATATGGTTCTGGGAGAATACAAGATTGATGTATTCGGAAAAGAAGATCTTTTCCCGATCGGAATGTTGATCGCTGCTATATTTCCTGCTTGTGCTGCATACAGATTAGCCAGATTTAACGTGGCACATGATCCTTCTTCTTTTACTGGATTACCATCTCCTATTGCAGGAATTACTATCGGGTTTTTACCAATTTTCTTAGGAAAGGATCATACTCTTCCTCATTGGTTAGGAATTCCTCTATTTATCCTAATCGCTTTTTTAATGGTTTCTAATATTCGTTATGGAAAACCTCAAGTAGCAATTCGTTCTAAGCTAAGTCCTTTACGTGCTGGTTTAATGCTTGGAGCCGCATTGATTGCACTCTTCTTTGTGGGATTTGCTCGTTGGCCTTGGCTTGTTTATGGATTGATCTGTCTTTATATCTTCTCTGGGATTTTGACTTTCCTCATCCATATTCTGCAAGAACTGAGAGTAAAACTAGACTAA
- the lexA gene encoding transcriptional repressor LexA, giving the protein MKDLTEKQLAVLQFITSIIKERGFPPTIREIGDEFGITAKGAYDHLKAIEKKGYLKTSKNQSRAIELTRQSPFESLPVPTPSIPLLGRVAAGLPILAEENIEAYIPVPEEMASKGITFALKVQGDSMIEAGINDGDVAIIQKKDIARNGEIVVALIEDEATLKVYFKEADHIRLEARNPKYKPIRSKKVVIVGKLIGLYRTY; this is encoded by the coding sequence ATGAAAGATCTGACGGAAAAGCAACTCGCTGTTTTACAGTTTATTACCAGTATAATCAAAGAAAGAGGCTTTCCGCCAACGATCAGAGAGATTGGTGATGAGTTCGGGATCACGGCAAAGGGTGCCTACGATCACCTAAAAGCCATCGAGAAAAAAGGATACCTTAAGACTTCCAAAAACCAATCCAGAGCAATAGAACTTACCCGCCAAAGTCCATTCGAAAGTTTACCAGTTCCCACTCCAAGTATTCCACTCCTAGGTAGAGTGGCCGCCGGTCTACCTATCCTGGCCGAAGAAAACATTGAAGCTTATATCCCAGTTCCGGAAGAGATGGCCTCTAAAGGGATTACCTTTGCTCTAAAAGTGCAAGGAGATTCCATGATAGAAGCTGGGATCAATGATGGAGATGTGGCGATTATCCAGAAAAAGGATATAGCTCGAAATGGAGAGATCGTAGTAGCTCTCATCGAAGACGAGGCAACTTTAAAAGTGTATTTTAAAGAAGCGGATCATATTCGTTTGGAAGCTAGAAATCCAAAATACAAACCGATCCGTAGTAAAAAAGTAGTCATCGTCGGAAAGTTGATCGGTCTTTATCGTACCTATTGA
- a CDS encoding S41 family peptidase produces MKNKERFAWASLVLILFTTVVFRPVHAKAVSETAEKYLQLFHEVFGLMQNGYVETVDEEKVFLGAIKGMLGSLGDPHSSFLEEEEYRQMREETRGSFGGVGMEVAYTDGAIVVVSPIEDTPAMKAGILPQDRIIEIDGKSTANLGYAEGIKLMRGKPGSSVSIKVERKNIKEPLQFTLVRENIKIRYVRSNFFEKEKVGYLRLNQFMGENTLEEFKKHLKILADKKSEGLIVDLRMNPGGLLPLSVALSDIFLPEGLDIVSVRGRGGELADVSKSTGKGDKYTSIPLVVLINEGSASASEIFAGAIQDHKRGKIVGVTSFGKGSVQIVYPLSFGMAVKLTVQKYYTPSGKSLHGKGIQPDVTVKGIEPNEDDRFYLRKMSEKKLLDQLASKYPEYNEQNFLNFEKALKEQGIKLSSDVARAVYKNKTQAEKDRTMTDLELDPQLKKAVDLLSSKS; encoded by the coding sequence ATGAAGAATAAGGAAAGATTTGCCTGGGCCAGTTTGGTTCTAATTTTATTTACTACAGTTGTATTTCGTCCAGTACATGCAAAAGCGGTTTCAGAAACTGCTGAAAAATATCTGCAATTATTCCATGAAGTTTTCGGACTCATGCAAAACGGTTATGTAGAAACCGTAGACGAAGAAAAAGTATTCTTAGGTGCGATCAAAGGAATGCTCGGATCTTTGGGAGATCCTCATTCTTCTTTCTTGGAAGAAGAAGAATACAGACAGATGCGGGAAGAGACTCGTGGATCTTTCGGCGGAGTCGGAATGGAAGTGGCTTATACTGATGGAGCCATAGTAGTAGTTTCTCCTATCGAAGATACTCCTGCGATGAAAGCGGGTATCTTACCACAAGATAGGATCATAGAGATAGACGGAAAAAGTACCGCAAACTTGGGCTACGCAGAAGGTATCAAACTGATGCGTGGAAAACCAGGAAGTTCTGTAAGTATCAAAGTAGAAAGAAAAAATATCAAAGAACCTTTGCAGTTCACTTTAGTTCGCGAAAATATAAAAATACGATATGTTCGTTCTAACTTCTTCGAAAAGGAAAAAGTGGGCTATCTCCGTTTGAACCAGTTCATGGGAGAAAACACATTAGAAGAATTTAAAAAACATCTCAAGATACTCGCTGATAAAAAGTCAGAAGGTCTGATCGTAGATTTAAGAATGAATCCAGGTGGTTTATTACCTTTATCCGTCGCATTATCTGATATTTTTCTTCCAGAAGGATTAGATATAGTTTCCGTGAGAGGAAGAGGTGGAGAACTTGCAGACGTTTCCAAGTCAACAGGCAAGGGAGACAAGTATACTTCTATACCTTTAGTCGTTCTTATCAATGAAGGTTCTGCTTCTGCTTCTGAAATTTTTGCAGGAGCTATCCAGGATCATAAACGAGGAAAAATTGTAGGAGTTACTTCTTTCGGAAAGGGCTCCGTTCAAATTGTTTATCCTCTTTCTTTCGGAATGGCTGTAAAACTTACAGTTCAAAAATATTATACTCCATCCGGTAAATCTCTTCATGGAAAAGGGATCCAACCAGACGTGACTGTAAAAGGAATAGAGCCTAACGAGGATGATCGTTTTTATCTCAGAAAGATGAGTGAGAAAAAACTACTAGATCAACTTGCTTCTAAATATCCTGAATATAATGAGCAGAACTTTTTGAATTTTGAAAAGGCGCTTAAAGAACAGGGGATCAAACTTAGTTCAGATGTTGCCAGAGCAGTTTATAAAAATAAGACCCAAGCAGAAAAAGACAGAACTATGACCGATTTGGAATTGGATCCTCAGTTGAAAAAAGCAGTGGATCTACTTTCTTCCAAATCTTGA
- a CDS encoding ABC transporter ATP-binding protein encodes MILRINNLSRHYGSTKAVNGISFDINQSDYVAIVGPSGSGKTTLLSMITGMLSSSAGEIYFDTLKLSSMTKGELARFRAKNIGLIFQFSELVSHLNVEENILLPALLVGKFEEQEYREKCEYLISSLNLHTIRNQLPSSLSGGQIQMTAIARALINEPEMLLADEPSGDLDPENSELVRKLLSDFNSRGLTILLVTHDMNLAFDAKTIYEMREGSFTRVVK; translated from the coding sequence ATGATCCTAAGGATTAATAATCTCTCCAGGCATTATGGTTCCACCAAAGCAGTTAACGGAATTTCGTTCGATATCAACCAATCCGACTATGTCGCGATTGTAGGACCTTCCGGTTCAGGAAAGACCACACTTCTTTCCATGATCACTGGTATGTTGTCCAGCAGTGCAGGAGAGATTTACTTCGACACTTTAAAACTTTCCTCCATGACCAAAGGGGAATTAGCTCGATTCAGAGCGAAAAATATAGGACTGATCTTCCAATTCTCAGAATTAGTTTCTCATCTAAATGTAGAAGAGAATATTCTTCTGCCTGCTCTACTTGTAGGCAAATTCGAAGAACAAGAATACAGAGAAAAATGTGAGTATCTCATTTCGAGTCTGAATCTTCATACAATAAGAAACCAACTCCCAAGTAGTCTTTCTGGCGGACAGATACAGATGACTGCGATCGCTAGAGCTCTCATCAATGAACCAGAAATGCTTCTTGCTGATGAACCTTCCGGTGATTTGGATCCAGAAAATAGTGAATTAGTACGTAAACTTCTCTCCGATTTTAATTCCAGAGGCCTCACGATCCTACTCGTGACCCATGATATGAATCTTGCATTTGATGCTAAGACGATCTACGAAATGAGAGAAGGAAGTTTTACCAGAGTCGTTAAATGA
- a CDS encoding TolC family protein, with amino-acid sequence MRDFQSGHEQDLLDKTSYNKHRSWILLSIFAASSFLFPFGTLVFPETIPFETTSEDKKGSQVNKPNQNTTPVTSTSTNVAPTTGKVIDWDVDRLTEYAISNNPLYLSERQNMGIERGRVITASLYRNPVLQFQQQFIGGTPNSQGGSPETAPGMYQELDVYGVVPLRTRVAKKGFEASIQDFWNFDRIFRMRLRQNYWAFVFLTLLVDTNKEFYENYSDLLELTKFRVQKGDISPLEFERLELERIQVEKFYRDAIVRRQAIEKDLRILSGLSEEEGVFAFKVDSMKFRTLEEMGLHLKENFPSIERPDLTALEQRLQEKKMNIELQRKEALGWLQLGGEWRVKGGENYGGVFASIPIPLNDRGQGKIYSAKEEYRKFELALDAKKREVNAEIEAAKKELLAREELLTKYERINLLQKNKQLEEKSRIAYVRGASDQVTFLQAEKNYLTILREYYDLLYLYFNAVENYKAATGKIAEISSANKAKVEGQ; translated from the coding sequence ATGCGAGACTTCCAATCGGGACACGAACAAGATCTACTCGATAAAACTTCCTATAATAAGCACAGAAGTTGGATCCTTCTTTCTATTTTTGCTGCTTCTTCATTCTTATTTCCTTTCGGGACACTTGTCTTTCCGGAAACAATTCCTTTTGAAACGACTAGCGAAGATAAAAAGGGAAGTCAGGTTAATAAGCCTAACCAAAACACCACTCCGGTAACTAGCACTTCTACAAACGTTGCTCCGACTACCGGCAAGGTTATAGACTGGGATGTAGATCGTTTAACTGAATATGCGATCTCAAACAACCCGCTGTATTTATCTGAAAGACAGAATATGGGGATCGAAAGAGGACGGGTGATCACCGCTTCCTTATATCGAAATCCAGTCCTTCAATTCCAACAACAGTTCATTGGTGGAACTCCAAACTCACAAGGTGGAAGTCCGGAAACAGCACCCGGAATGTACCAAGAGTTGGACGTGTACGGAGTTGTTCCTCTTAGAACAAGAGTAGCCAAAAAAGGATTCGAAGCTTCTATCCAAGATTTCTGGAATTTCGATCGTATCTTCCGGATGAGGCTTCGCCAAAATTATTGGGCATTCGTATTTCTTACACTTCTTGTAGATACAAACAAGGAATTCTACGAAAACTATAGCGATCTTTTAGAACTCACAAAGTTCAGAGTGCAGAAAGGGGACATCTCTCCTTTAGAATTCGAACGTTTAGAGTTAGAAAGGATACAGGTAGAAAAATTCTACCGTGATGCAATTGTTCGCAGGCAAGCTATCGAAAAAGATCTACGCATTCTTTCTGGTTTATCTGAGGAAGAAGGTGTATTCGCTTTCAAAGTAGATTCCATGAAGTTCAGAACTTTGGAAGAAATGGGACTACACTTAAAAGAAAATTTTCCTTCTATAGAACGTCCTGACCTTACTGCGCTTGAGCAAAGGTTACAAGAGAAGAAGATGAACATTGAACTGCAAAGAAAGGAAGCCTTAGGCTGGTTGCAGTTAGGTGGAGAGTGGAGGGTCAAAGGTGGGGAAAATTATGGAGGAGTATTCGCTTCCATTCCAATTCCTTTGAATGATAGAGGCCAAGGAAAAATATATTCTGCAAAAGAAGAATATAGAAAATTCGAATTAGCCTTGGATGCAAAAAAAAGAGAAGTAAACGCTGAGATAGAGGCCGCTAAAAAAGAACTCTTGGCGAGAGAAGAACTCTTAACTAAATACGAAAGAATTAATCTTCTCCAAAAAAACAAACAGTTGGAAGAGAAATCCAGAATTGCATATGTCCGCGGCGCCTCCGATCAAGTAACCTTCCTCCAAGCAGAAAAAAACTACCTCACCATCCTCAGAGAATATTACGATTTACTGTATTTATATTTTAACGCGGTAGAAAATTACAAGGCCGCAACCGGAAAAATCGCGGAAATTTCTTCTGCAAACAAGGCGAAGGTAGAAGGACAATGA
- a CDS encoding tetratricopeptide repeat protein: MIFVILVAAGIILIVAAGSFLIQSKKDSFEKALALAAMGNYVDSRILIRDILDSNPSNTRAHFIMAKIYAMEGDYNNEAKHLDKIKKIGTFDKEISEIAVSNRLADIYYQQDLYEEAVFHYSDTLSVDPDNIEACIRIGFMAIGQKEFGIADKFLSRIPDEKIKMPALLIGKGVVAGILRKGDPKTYFQKAFEEDPTSSVSGFLYAVSLSRANEHDEAIRVANSVVDVVTDEYVRYTLFQFIMLEFILKANWNEALKHARLCMEIARNNGWKQEMIDSDFHFSLIAVHMGRLEDASEYLIEAESERVDDDRIIELANYKYQVETKRLELGKVAKSGFLPEQELGKLFTELFPVERYYEISGLKSSKSFHIKGIIDEEGNKIVIDVNKIGISAMDHYRSLKGVDFKNLCVKVVIALNYTVSREIPNKEGDGVNFQGLNKTDKETRALFKFRKWKDAKISDIFLRDTLGQVKDMALDKAFIIGDADFTEGARRFLADNPSRLSVLYGRDLEELLKKALKSQG; encoded by the coding sequence ATGATCTTTGTAATTCTCGTAGCAGCTGGAATCATCCTGATCGTCGCGGCAGGTTCCTTTCTCATTCAATCCAAAAAGGATTCATTTGAGAAGGCACTTGCTTTGGCGGCTATGGGAAATTACGTAGACTCTCGGATCCTCATCAGAGATATTCTAGATTCCAATCCATCTAACACAAGAGCTCATTTTATCATGGCAAAAATTTACGCCATGGAGGGCGATTATAATAACGAAGCAAAACATTTAGATAAGATCAAAAAGATCGGAACCTTCGATAAGGAAATTTCAGAAATAGCAGTTTCCAATCGTCTCGCAGATATCTATTACCAACAAGATCTATATGAAGAGGCAGTATTTCATTATTCGGATACCCTTTCTGTAGATCCTGATAATATAGAAGCATGTATCCGTATCGGTTTTATGGCAATCGGCCAAAAAGAATTTGGGATCGCAGATAAGTTTCTTTCTAGAATTCCAGATGAGAAAATCAAAATGCCGGCCTTACTGATAGGAAAAGGTGTGGTCGCAGGGATCTTAAGAAAAGGAGATCCCAAAACTTATTTTCAAAAAGCATTCGAGGAAGATCCAACTTCTTCCGTTAGCGGATTTTTATACGCAGTCTCTTTGTCTAGAGCTAACGAACATGATGAGGCAATTCGTGTAGCAAACTCTGTGGTAGATGTTGTCACAGATGAGTATGTTCGTTACACATTATTCCAATTTATCATGTTGGAATTTATCCTGAAAGCAAATTGGAACGAAGCTCTAAAACATGCAAGGCTATGTATGGAGATCGCAAGGAATAATGGATGGAAGCAGGAGATGATAGACTCCGATTTCCACTTCTCCCTGATTGCGGTTCATATGGGAAGACTAGAAGACGCCAGCGAATATCTGATCGAGGCAGAATCCGAAAGAGTGGATGATGATCGGATCATAGAACTTGCAAATTATAAATACCAAGTTGAAACCAAAAGATTAGAACTTGGAAAAGTCGCCAAGAGTGGATTTCTTCCAGAGCAAGAACTCGGAAAATTATTCACAGAACTATTTCCAGTAGAACGTTATTATGAGATCTCTGGTTTAAAATCTTCCAAGTCTTTCCATATAAAAGGGATCATAGATGAAGAAGGTAACAAGATCGTAATCGACGTGAATAAGATCGGGATCAGCGCCATGGATCATTATAGATCCTTAAAAGGTGTGGATTTCAAAAACTTATGCGTTAAGGTTGTCATAGCTCTAAATTATACAGTAAGTAGAGAGATCCCTAACAAGGAAGGGGATGGGGTCAATTTCCAAGGCCTAAATAAAACAGATAAAGAAACTCGTGCTCTTTTCAAATTTAGAAAATGGAAGGATGCTAAAATTTCAGACATATTCTTAAGAGATACCTTGGGCCAAGTAAAAGATATGGCATTGGACAAGGCGTTTATCATAGGAGATGCGGACTTCACAGAAGGTGCCCGCAGATTTCTGGCGGATAATCCGTCCAGACTCTCCGTACTCTACGGAAGAGATTTAGAAGAACTTTTAAAAAAGGCACTGAAATCCCAAGGCTAA